CTGCATGGAaatttaatttctttcaaaagGATGCATAAATAACATAGCATTTAATCCTCCAACcaaaagaaacacaaaaacatgTAAATAAGCCCATGTTACTCCATTCAGGTAATATTTTCAATCAAATGATTGGATATTCTGCTGAAAGTAGCCTTAATAAAACCTAGATACTTTCACACTAATCAAATAGGTACTCAACGACAAttcaattgacaaaaaaaacgaCAACTCTAATTTTTAGATGAGCAAAGTTCAAATTCATTAACAAAATGGACAAATGGAGTCGGTAACTACCTCTTCTCCCTTCTTTACAAGTCCTATTCTCCTCATATTAAGGCGCACTGAAGCATAAAACTTCAAAGCATTGCCGCCACAAGTAACTTCAGTTGGCCCACCAAATCCTCCAAAAGTAGAAAGCTTCGCCCTCACCTAAAGATAGACAAACAATTGGAGAAGTCTGAGCACCAAACAAATATTCATGAAATGATGAATATCATATTATCTTCAAAAATACAAAACAGAAATCTCAGAAAATGATAAGATTATGTGTAAAAGTGTTTGTACTTGTAACTTTCACAAATGATAAGTTTTTTATGTTGTGTAAATGTATCAAATATAATAATGAAATCGAATGCCATTACCTGATTTGTAAAGATTAATATTGTCTGTGATAGAGATAAAGAGTGACTCAATTTGCGAAGTGCCTGGCTCATTAGTCTAGCCTGCATTGCCATATGAGCATCACCCATCTCACCATCAAGTTCACCTTTAGGCACAAGTGCAGCCACCTGTCATCATATGAAAACCCTTCATCTACCGTGCAAAGTAAAAGACAAACTCtgtcaaaaaaatatatacaaaagcCTCATGAGATGATATGAAGGTGAAAAACATTCAAACAGAACAAAAACCAAGGAGAATTTATAAGAACACATCAAGCATGCTCAATGAACATGGAAAAGGCTAACATGGATAAATTGCACTGAAAACAAAATGTTACTGAAAAGCACCTTACTTACActgtcaacaacaacaacatcaacTGAGCCACTGCGGACTAGAGTGTCTACAAGACTGAGGGCTTGCTCACCAGAATCAGGTTGTGAGAGAAGTAGATTCTCAGTGTTTACCCCGATAGACTGAGCCAGTGTAGGATCAAGAGCGTGCTCAGCGTCAACAAAAACACATGTCCCTACATAAATAAGTTGCATAAGACTAGGAACTCAATATCACGACAACAGCCAATATAAAAATCACCAACATAAGATAAACCTACAAGTTAATTGACATTAACAGATTACCCTGCACCAAAAGATGGTCTCAATCGGTTCTTCATGAGTAAATATTGAAACATGAAGAATTTACATTTTACACACCAGCCATAACCATTAAATGTGCACCAAACCCAATCCTTCGATGCCCATTGTATAACATCGCTTCAACATTTCAAGCTAATAGatcaaagaaatttactaatttgACTAGAccagcaagaaaaaaaaagcataggTATCGTAGATGCAGAGGAAGAGACACAGTGATAGATAGTATCAGATATACTTTTTACAGGACAAAGACTCAAACAACTGTTCTAATTCCAAGAAACTGAGGAGATGATATAGAAATACATTTTAGATGTGTGCATGTATGGAGGTACCGTATTTTTACATATACTGAACAACTTAAAGAAATAATGAAAACTTGCGTCTTTCGCATACAACAGCCATACCATGTTCAATATGTGCAGTGCACTATGTTCATTTGCCACCAAATTTAAGTAAGAAAATGCCATAGTCTAACCTCCTTGCTTCTGTGCTTCGGCTATTACATGAAGAGCCAGAGTAGTTTTCCCAGAAGCCTCAGCACCATATATCTCCACAACACGTCCCTGCAGAAAATGAATGAATATCACGAGAAGCAAATACATATTCCAAGCTGAAGTATAAGGTCAAATCTGCCTCGCGTCTTATGCACAAAAACATTCATATGACCAAGACCATAAT
This is a stretch of genomic DNA from Malus domestica chromosome 02, GDT2T_hap1. It encodes these proteins:
- the LOC103418069 gene encoding DNA repair protein recA homolog 3, mitochondrial-like isoform X4 translates to MWLGRSVSPRQVPVVSTGSFSLDMALGIGGFPKGRVVEIYGAEASGKTTLALHVIAEAQKQGGTCVFVDAEHALDPTLAQSIGVNTENLLLSQPDSGEQALSLVDTLVRSGSVDVVVVDSVAALVPKGELDGEMGDAHMAMQARLMSQALRKLSHSLSLSQTILIFTNQVRAKLSTFGGFGGPTEVTCGGNALKFYASVRLNMRRIGLVKKGEETIGSQVQVKIVKNKLAPPFRTVQIELEFGKGICRESEIIDLGLKNKFITKAGAMYDLNGQSFRGKDALKRFLSENSTAMEELTAKLTEKLVDDVAAKEAETELMGEGPVEEIVSPDSTDEDAVTAVGA
- the LOC103418069 gene encoding DNA repair protein recA homolog 3, mitochondrial-like isoform X3 — translated: MWLGRSVSPRQVPVVSTGSFSLDMALGIGGFPKGRVVEIYGAEASGKTTLALHVIAEAQKQGGTCVFVDAEHALDPTLAQSIGVNTENLLLSQPDSGEQALSLVDTLVRSGSVDVVVVDSVSKVAALVPKGELDGEMGDAHMAMQARLMSQALRKLSHSLSLSQTILIFTNQVRAKLSTFGGFGGPTEVTCGGNALKFYASVRLNMRRIGLVKKGEETIGSQVQVKIVKNKLAPPFRTVQIELEFGKGICRESEIIDLGLKNKFITKAGAMYDLNGQSFRGKDALKRFLSENSTAMEELTAKLTEKLVDDVAAKEAETELMGEGPVEEIVSPDSTDEDAVTAVGA